A stretch of Hydrogenothermus marinus DNA encodes these proteins:
- a CDS encoding YlqF/YawG family GTPase, with amino-acid sequence MEKPREWLREKSIAKQVLKDSNVILQVLDARIPFETRNKTVEQLAKERNKKLIFILNKSDLVDKSFLEKAKKELEKEYPTIIFSVKNNKGLKELLSLLRKIAKEKGIIKVGILGYPNVGKSSLINSLKRKKVATTSPKPGMTRGKQLIKLDENIFLIDTPGIITLEYPEDLALKGSWIPDKLEYPVDVAIKLLEKILEKKPDALEKAYKIKVDNNPVKTLENIGEKLNYKISGGDIDYDRVAKKILWDWLKGNLKAYWI; translated from the coding sequence TTGGAGAAACCAAGAGAATGGCTTAGAGAAAAAAGTATTGCTAAACAAGTTTTAAAAGATTCAAATGTTATTTTGCAAGTATTAGATGCAAGAATTCCTTTTGAAACAAGAAATAAAACAGTAGAGCAACTTGCAAAAGAAAGAAATAAAAAATTAATATTTATTTTAAATAAATCTGATTTAGTTGATAAAAGTTTTTTAGAAAAAGCAAAAAAAGAGCTTGAAAAAGAATATCCAACAATTATTTTTTCTGTAAAAAATAATAAAGGATTAAAAGAGTTATTATCCTTATTAAGAAAAATAGCAAAAGAAAAAGGTATTATAAAAGTTGGTATACTTGGATATCCAAATGTTGGAAAATCTTCACTAATAAACTCTTTGAAAAGAAAGAAAGTAGCAACTACATCTCCTAAACCTGGTATGACAAGAGGTAAACAGCTTATAAAACTTGATGAAAATATATTTTTAATAGATACTCCTGGTATTATTACCCTTGAATATCCAGAAGATTTGGCACTAAAAGGTTCTTGGATACCAGATAAGTTAGAATATCCAGTAGATGTTGCAATAAAACTTTTAGAAAAAATTTTAGAAAAAAAACCTGATGCTTTAGAAAAAGCATATAAAATAAAGGTAGATAATAATCCTGTAAAAACATTAGAAAATATTGGAGAAAAACTTAACTATAAAATTTCCGGTGGAGATATAGATTATGATAGAGTAGCTAAAAAAATTCTATGGGATTGGTTAAAAGGTAATTTAAAAGCATATTGGATATAA